Proteins co-encoded in one Saccharomyces cerevisiae S288C chromosome II, complete sequence genomic window:
- the TRM7 gene encoding tRNA methyltransferase TRM7 (2'-O-ribose methyltransferase; methylates the 2'-O-ribose of tRNA-Phe, tRNA-Trp, and tRNA-Leu at positions C32 and N34 of tRNA anticodon loop; crucial biological role likely modification of tRNA-Phe; interacts with Trm732p and Rtt10p in 2'-O-methylation of C32 and N34 substrate tRNAs, respectively; yeast null mutant can be functionally complemented by human FTSJ1, mutations in which have been implicated in nonsyndromic X-linked intellectual disability (NSXLID)), with translation MGKSSKDKRDLYYRKAKEQGYRARSAFKLLQLNDQFHFLDDPNLKRVVDLCAAPGSWSQVLSRKLFDESPSSDKEDRKIVSVDLQPMSPIPHVTTLQADITHPKTLARILKLFGNEKADFVCSDGAPDVTGLHDLDEYVQQQLIMSALQLTACILKKGGTFVAKIFRGRDIDMLYSQLGYLFDKIVCAKPRSSRGTSLEAFIVCLGYNPPSNWTPKLDVNTSVDEFFQGCFLNKLCISDKLSHWNEEERNIAEFMACGSLQSFDSDATYHDLPSSVAGTSSSLDPVQSPTNPPYKKALELKRSGKLTRSV, from the coding sequence ATGGGTAAGAGCAGCAAAGATAAAAGAGATTTGTACTAtagaaaagcaaaagagCAGGGCTATAGGGCTAGATCTGCTTTCAAACTACTTCAACTCAATGACCAATTTCATTTCCTGGATGATCCAAACTTAAAAAGAGTTGTAGATTTGTGTGCAGCACCAGGTTCATGGTCACAAGTGCTCTCGAGAAAACTGTTTGATGAAAGTCCCAGTTCAGATAAGGAGGACAGGAAAATTGTCTCTGTCGATTTACAACCGATGTCCCCCATACCTCATGTGACAACGTTGCAAGCCGATATCACTCATCCTAAAACATTGGCGAGGATTCTAAAACTGTTTGGCAACGAAAAGGCCGATTTTGTTTGTAGTGATGGTGCACCTGATGTTACTGGGTTACACGATCTTGACGAATACGTGCAACAACAGTTAATTATGAGTGCGCTGCAACTTACTGCATGCATTCTGAAAAAAGGTGGAACTTTTGTGGCAAAGATCTTCAGAGGTCGTGATATAGATATGCTATATTCCCAATTGGGCTATCTATTCGATAAAATCGTTTGCGCAAAGCCAAGATCATCAAGAGGTACATCTCTGGAAGCTTTTATTGTTTGTTTAGGCTATAACCCACCATCCAATTGGACACCAAAATTAGATGTAAATACATCCgttgatgaattttttcaaggctgttttttgaataaattgTGTATATCAGACAAATTGTCTCATTGGAATGAAGAGGAGAGAAACATAGCCGAATTTATGGCTTGTGGAAGTCTTCAAAGTTTCGACTCAGATGCCACTTATCATGACCTACCTTCTTCGGTTGCAGGCACTTCATCGTCCTTAGATCCTGTTCAAAGCCCGACGAACCCTCCCTACAAGAAAGCTTTGGAATTAAAAAGGAGCGGGAAACTCACTAGATCAGTTTGA
- a CDS encoding uncharacterized protein (hypothetical protein that interacts with Msb2p; may play a role in activation of the filamentous growth pathway), whose translation MSTYEEEHGIQQNSRDYQEVGGTSQEEQRRQVRSQLQGLFQNFGNTSGEGDAHSDSTLLLRLLSQMLPESLQEEWLQEMDKGKSAGCPDTFAASLPRINKKKLKATDNCSICYTNYLEDEYPLVVELPHCHHKFDLECLSVWLSRSTTCPLCRDNVMGHRIINEIDTTEAELEEDWGMYG comes from the exons atgtctACATATGAAG AGGAACATGGAATACAACAAAACTCAAGGGATTACCAAGAAGTAGGAGGAACTTCACAGGAGGAGCAGAGAAGACAGGTCAGATCCCAACTGCAAGGtctatttcaaaactttgGTAACACCAGTGGTGAGGGTGATGCACATTCAGATTCAACACTACTTTTACGATTATTATCGCAAATGCTTCCAGAATCATTACAGGAAGAATGGTTGCAAGAAATGGATAAAGGCAAGAGTGCGGGCTGTCCTGATACTTTTGCAGCCTCTTTACCACgaatcaataaaaaaaagctcAAAGCAACTGACAACTGCTCCATTTGTTACACTAATTATTTAGAAGATGAGTACCCCTTAGTAGTTGAATTACCTCATTGCCATCATAAGTTCGACTTAGAGTGTTTGTCTGTCTGGCTATCTCGAAGTACAACATGTCCATTATGCAGAGATAATGTTATGGGCCACCGAATCATTAATGAGATTGATACAACTGAAGCAGAACTGGAAGAAGATTGGGGTATGTACGGTTaa
- the CNM1 gene encoding Cnm1p (Molecular tether on nuclear membrane; mediates contact by interacting with Tom70p on mitochondria; protein abundance is regulated by phosphatidylcholine, enabling coupling of phospholipid homeostasis with contact extent) — MEELGLKSTFPYEYGSDFTMIRTEMLNTTKSETTILFSNIKSILAIIWKYSFTFLRSFSDSIKLIIDDVVTIGSRNFAERLQIEAKKNNDQEDIWASTIILGVIIGYLISSIKRKNTFPIMPTSSPKIDDCRFKTGDTISIVINFNEDCLNNRSDVTEERNYEESTVLHSKESVLSIGRQNMVTLNQSDENFTYGNFDEYDLLTKDYTTEVLTRSPGSNPEFKAVVNNTLLDSANETPFKGIEKSINETMVKVPMGCDVSLSHYGRQYAPGNISIMRSFTARDNTKSVSREIRDICKSFLIIKSQFGDELFLTMFMEKPVFFDNNIPIEITGAYREKRERLDEVIHKDLIRYDEVQNLTRIRNLLRVKSQKICSRRHNSSVPTKKLLVNDKGATSILLWYSNYS, encoded by the coding sequence atGGAGGAACTAGGTTTAAAAAGCACTTTTCCATATGAATATGGCTCAGACTTTACAATGATAAGAACGGAAATGTTAAATACTACGAAGAGCGAAACAactattttattttccaataTAAAGAGCATTTTGGCCATTATTTGGAAATACTCATTTACATTTTTAAGATCTTTTTCCGATTCCATCAAACTTATTATTGACGATGTTGTCACTATTGGCTCCCGAAATTTTGCAGAGAGATTACAGATTGAagcgaaaaaaaacaatgacCAAGAAGATATCTGGGCATCCACAATAATTTTGGGTGTGATTATCGGGTATTTAATCTCTTCTATTAAGAGAAAGAACACTTTTCCAATAATGCCTACGAGCTCACCTAAAATAGATGATTGTAGGTTCAAGACTGGTGATACCATATCCATTGTAATAAACTTTAATGAAGACTGCCTCAATAATCGAAGTGACGTTACCGAAGAGAGAAATTATGAGGAATCCACAGTTTTACATTCAAAGGAGTCAGTTCTCAGCATTGGTAGGCAAAATATGGTAACTTTGAACCAAAGCGATGAAAATTTCACCTATGGCAATTTTGATGAGTACGACTTATTAACTAAAGATTATACAACAGAGGTCTTAACGCGATCACCTGGCTCGAATCCCGAGTTTAAAGCAGTGGTAAATAATACATTACTTGATAGCGCGAATGAAACGCCGTTTAaaggtattgaaaaaagtattAACGAAACAATGGTTAAAGTTCCTATGGGATGCGATGTATCTCTCTCCCATTATGGCAGACAATACGCGCCtggaaatatttcaattatGAGAAGCTTCACTGCTCGAGATAATACTAAATCTGTGAGTAGAGAAATTCGTGATATCTGTAAATCGTTTTTGATTATAAAAAGCCAATTTGGTGACGAACTTTTCCTGACTATGTTCATGGAAAAAccagttttctttgataacAACATCCCAATTGAAATAACTGGAGCATACCGAGAAAAACGAGAGCGATTAGATGAAGTGATTCATAAGGATCTTATCCGCTATGATGAAGttcaaaatttgacaaGGATTCGCAATTTGCTCCGGGTTAAAAGTCAAAAGATTTGTTCCAGGAGACATAATAGTTCGGTTCccacaaaaaaattgttagTTAATGATAAAGGCGCAACTTCGATTCTACTGTGGTACTCTAACTATTCATAG
- the ECM2 gene encoding Pre-mRNA-splicing factor ECM2 (Pre-mRNA splicing factor; facilitates the cooperative formation of U2/U6 helix II in association with stem II in the spliceosome, function may be regulated by Slu7p): MNDEINEPPPNICEQCLGDEANIRMTKIPQGSECKICTLPFTLYHFKTSKRSNNIIKTLICVRCATQRNICQCCMLDSRWHIPIQLRDHLISLVNEENVMTEEAKNDMMKRFLSLKNVKLGGAQITSDPSEADNIVDKLKNILLRATSDGPSTPLIKNTTALYKNEKGANEVKNLEKYASVDISHILKKLPLNESFLKNPSTKSFFLYNIDASIPEWKITDTVSQLLGIKKWKDGNSLSLIVNHKAKCGGLRFQSSELGERFVSKISETLVTPKGLKRGVLLIDRFRIFIIPWSSGFSAASFGTNTAENIKLSLSLNKLIQLELGLSFPTKSTDNAKNDKKKTSKKVHKDRSKKSKPRANKLTI, encoded by the coding sequence ATGAATGATGAAATTAATGAGCCACCGCCCAATATATGTGAGCAGTGCTTAGGTGATGAGGCTAATATACGAATGACTAAAATTCCACAAGGCTCTGAATGTAAGATTTGTACCTTACCGTTCACCTTATACCATTTTAAGACGTCTAAACGAAGCAATAATATCATTAAAACATTAATATGTGTACGGTGCGCCACTCAGAGAAACATTTGTCAATGCTGTATGCTTGATTCAAGATGGCACATCCCTATACAACTGCGGGATCATTTAATATCCCTTGTGAACGAGGAAAACGTTATGACGGAGGAAGCAAAAAACGACATGATGAAAAGGTTTCTGTCACTAAAAAACGTGAAATTAGGAGGAGCTCAGATTACGAGTGATCCGTCAGAAGCAGATAATATCGttgataaattgaaaaatatactTCTGCGAGCAACATCAGATGGCCCAAGTACTCCGTTAATAAAAAACACAACTGCATTgtataaaaatgaaaaaggtGCAAATGAGGTCAAAAACTTGGAAAAGTACGCGTCCGTGGACATTTCtcatattttgaagaaactaCCCTTGAATGAATCGTTTTTAAAAAACCCCTCCACcaaatcattttttctgtatAATATTGATGCCTCGATCCCTGAATGGAAAATAACTGATACAGTTTCGCAATTATTGGGtataaagaaatggaagGATGGAAATTCATTGTCATTAATAGTCAACCACAAGGCGAAGTGTGGTGGCCTAAGATTTCAATCTAGTGAATTGGGGGAGCGGTTTGTCAGTAAAATAAGTGAGACACTTGTCACACCAAAGGGCCTAAAGAGAGGAGTTTTACTTATTGACCGTTTTAGAATCTTTATCATTCCGTGGTCGTCTGGCTTTTCAGCTGCGTCATTCGGAACCAACACTGcagaaaatataaaacttAGTTTAAGTTTGAATAAGCTTATTCAGTTGGAGCTAGggctttcttttcctaCAAAAAGCACAGATAACGCAAAGAatgacaagaaaaagacatcaaaaaaagttcataAGGACAGATCAAAGAAATCGAAACCTCGCGCTAACAAGTTAACAATATAG
- the NRG2 gene encoding Nrg2p (Transcriptional repressor; mediates glucose repression and negatively regulates filamentous growth; activated in stochastic pulses of nuclear localization in response to low glucose), giving the protein MSIGYKDNLMSTILAKDRKCEFPINFECSPSQITLMPEMFSFNNERKYQTLIPLMKTSHLIDDDLKDKLNKCAFDFFSGKQANRTSDGTISRLTASGKTSPILPLQNINIVKAENTGNGKSDPYSSIKISKPTKTVIKLKSTKTNTAGQRTRHFCKICSTGFTTSGHLSRHNRIHTGEKNHICPHEGCGQRFSRHDNCNQHYRTHANKKKRNWKRREASS; this is encoded by the coding sequence ATGTCCATAGGTTACAAAGACAACTTGATGTCAACTATTCTAGCTAAAGATAGGAAATGTGAATTTCCCATCAATTTCGAATGTTCGCCCTCCCAGATAACTCTTATGCCTGAAATGTTCTCTTTTAACAATGAAAGGAAATACCAAACCCTGATACCCTTGATGAAAACATCACATCTAATTGATGATGACTTGAAAGATAAATTGAATAAGTGCGCTTTCGATTTTTTCTCCGGAAAACAAGCGAACAGAACGAGTGACGGGACTATTTCAAGATTAACAGCAAGTGGAAAAACGTCACCGATACTGCCATTGcaaaatattaatattgTAAAAGCAGAGAATACCGGTAACGGTAAATCAGATCCATATAGCTCAATTAAAATAAGCAAACCGACAAAAACCGtgataaaattgaaatctACGAAAACCAATACAGCAGGACAGAGGACTCGTCATTTCTGTAAGATCTGCTCTACTGGGTTCACCACTTCTGGTCATCTTTCAAGACATAACAGAATCCATAcaggtgaaaaaaatcatatcTGTCCGCATGAGGGCTGTGGACAGAGGTTTAGTAGACATGATAACTGTAATCAGCATTATCGAACTCATgcaaacaagaagaaaagaaactggaaGAGGAGGGAGGCTAGCAGTTGA
- the TIP1 gene encoding putative lipase (Major cell wall mannoprotein with possible lipase activity; transcription is induced by heat- and cold-shock; member of the Srp1p/Tip1p family of serine-alanine-rich proteins) → MSVSKIAFVLSAIASLAVADTSAAETAELQAIIGDINSHLSDYLGLETGNSGFQIPSDVLSVYQQVMTYTDDAYTTLFSELDFDAITKTIVKLPWYTTRLSSEIAAALASVSPASSEAASSSEAASSSKAASSSEATSSAAPSSSAAPSSSAAPSSSAESSSKAVSSSVAPTTSSVSTSTVETASNAGQRVNAGAASFGAVVAGAAALLL, encoded by the coding sequence atgtcCGTTTCCAAGATTGCTTTCGTTTTAAGTGCCATTGCCTCTTTGGCCGTCGCTGACACCAGCGCCGCCGAAACTGCTGAATTGCAAGCTATTATCGGTGACATCAACTCTCATCTTTCTGACTACTTGGGTCTAGAAACTGGCAACAGTGGATTCCAAATTCCATCTGATGTCTTGAGTGTGTATCAACAAGTCATGACTTACACCGATGACGCTTACACTACCTTGTTTAGTGAATTGGACTTTGATGCTATCACTAAGACAATTGTTAAATTGCCATGGTACACCACAAGATTGAGTTCTGAAATCGCTGCTGCTCTTGCCTCCGTTTCCCCAGCTTCTTCCGAGGCTGCATCTTCTTCCGAGGCTGCATCTTCTTCCAAGGCTGCATCTTCTTCCGAAGCTACATCCTCTGCCGCTCCATCCTCTTCTGCTGCCccatcttcttctgctgcCCCATCATCATCTGCCGAATCATCTTCTAAGGCcgtttcttcttctgtcGCTCCAACTACCTCTTCTGTCAGCACTTCTACAGTCGAAACTGCTTCCAATGCCGGTCAAAGAGTCAATGCAGGCGCTGCCTCTTTCGGTGCTGTTGTTGCAGGTGCAGCTGCTTTATTGTTATAA
- the BAP2 gene encoding branched-chain amino acid permease BAP2 (High-affinity leucine permease; functions as a branched-chain amino acid permease involved in uptake of leucine, isoleucine and valine; contains 12 predicted transmembrane domains; BAP2 has a paralog, BAP3, that arose from the whole genome duplication), protein MLSSEDFGSSGKKETSPDSISIRSFSAGNNFQSSSSEKTYSKQKSGSDKLIHRFADSFKRAEGSTTRTKQINENTSDLEDGVESITSDSKLKKSMKSRHVVMMSLGTGIGTGLLVANAKGLHYGGPAALIIGYILVSFVTYFMIQAAGEMAVTYPTLPANFNAYSSIFISKSFGFATVWLYCFQWLTVLPLELITASMTIQFWNDKINPDIYILIFYVFLVFIHFFGVKAYGETEFIFNCCKILMIAGFIILSIVINCGGAGNDGYIGATYWHNPGAFAGDTSIGRFKNVCYILVTAYFSFGGMELFALSVQEQSNPRKSTPVAAKRSIYRIVVIYLLTMILIGFNVPYNDDQLMGAGGSATHASPYVLAASIHGVKIVPHIINAVILISVVSVANSSLYAGPRLICSLAQQGYAPKFLDYVDREGRPLRALIVCCVFGVIAFVAASSKEEIVFTWLAAIAGLSELFTWTSIMLSHLRFRQAMKVQGRSLDELGYKATTGIWGSIYGVFFNILVFVAQFWVALAPLGNGGKCDAESFFQNYLAFPIWLAFYFGYMVYNRDFTLLNPLDKIDLDFHRRIYDPELMRQEDEENKEKLRNMSLMRKAYHFWC, encoded by the coding sequence ATGCTATCTTCAGAAGATTTTGGATCTTCTgggaaaaaggaaacttCTCCTGATTCGATATCGATACGTTCCTTTAGTGCCGGGAATAATTTCCAATCATCATCAAGTGAGAAAACTTATTCTAAGCAAAAATCCGGGAGTGACAAACTTATACATAGATTTGCGGATTCATTCAAAAGAGCCGAGGGTAGCACTACAAGAACTAAGcaaataaatgaaaatacgTCTGATTTAGAGGATGGCGTTGAGTCTATCACGTCGGATTCCAAGTTGAAAAAGTCCATGAAGTCGCGCCATGTTGTCATGATGTCTTTAGGGACAGGTATTGGGACTGGTCTTTTGGTAGCTAATGCAAAAGGTCTACATTACGGTGGTCCTGCTGCGCTAATAATTGGTTACATCTTGGTTTCTTTCGTGACGTACTTCATGATCCAAGCTGCAGGTGAGATGGCGGTAACCTATCCGACTTTACCAGCAAATTTCAACGCATACTCCTCCATATtcatttccaaatcatttGGATTCGCCACAGTATGGCTTTACTGTTTCCAATGGCTAACGGTTTTGCCTTTAGAGTTAATAACCGCGTCTATGACTATTCAATTTTGgaatgataaaataaatcCGGACATTtatattcttattttctatGTTTTCTTAGTAttcattcatttcttcGGTGTAAAAGCCTATGGTGAAACGGaattcatcttcaattgCTGTAAAATTTTAATGATTGCAGGTTTCATTATTCTTTCTATTGTTATCAACTGTGGTGGGGCCGGAAATGACGGTTATATCGGGGCCACTTATTGGCATAATCCAGGTGCTTTTGCAGGTGACACATCGATTGGTAGGTTCAAAAACGTTTGCTATATTTTAGTTACTGCTTACTTCTCCTTTGGTGGTATGGAATTATTTGCACTAAGTGTTCAGGAACAGTCTAACCCTAGAAAATCTACTCCGGTGGCAGCCAAGAGAAGCATTTATCGTATCGTTGTGATTTATCTTTTGACTATGATCCTCATTGGATTCAATGTTCCATATAATGATGACCAACTAATGGGCGCAGGCGGATCCGCTACACATGCATCTCCCTATGTCTTAGCCGCTTCTATTCACGGTGTGAAAATTGTTCCACATATTATCAACGCTGTTATTTTGATTTCTGTGGTTTCAGTGGCAAATTCCTCTTTGTATGCTGGTCCAAGACTGATTTGCTCTTTGGCCCAACAAGGCTACGCACCCAAGTTTTTAGATTACGTTGACAGAGAGGGCAGGCCCTTGAGAGCTCTTATTGTGTGTTGCGTTTTCGGCGTCATTGCTTTTGTTGCAGCTTCATCAAAGGAAGAGATCGTGTTTACATGGTTAGCAGCTATCGCAGGCTTGAGTGAATTATTCACATGGACTTCCATAATGTTGTCCCATCTGCGATTCAGACAAGCAATGAAAGTACAGGGAAGGTCTCTAGACGAGTTGGGATACAAGGCCACAACAGGGATTTGGGGTTCCATATACGGtgtcttttttaatattttagTCTTTGTTGCCCAATTTTGGGTAGCATTGGCCCCCTTAGGTAATGGGGGCAAATGCGATGCGGAATccttctttcaaaattatttagCTTTTCCAATATGGTTGGCCTTTTACTTCGGATATATGGTTTACAACCGTGATTTTACGCTATTAAATCCCCTCGACAAGATTGACCTTGACTTCCACAGACGCATTTATGATCCAGAGCTAATGAGACAAGAGgacgaagaaaataaagaaaaactaaGGAATATGTCTTTGATGAGAAAAGCTTATCATTTCTGGTGTTAA
- the TAT1 gene encoding amino acid transporter TAT1 (Amino acid transporter for valine, leucine, isoleucine, and tyrosine; low-affinity tryptophan and histidine transporter; overexpression confers FK506 and FTY720 resistance; protein abundance increases in response to DNA replication stress) → MDDSVSFIAKEASPAQYSHSLHERTHSEKQKRDFTITEKQDEVSGQTAEPRRTDSKSILQRKCKEFFDSFKRQLPPDRNSELESQEKNNLTKSIKSRHLVMISLGTGIGTGLLVGNGQVLGTAGPAGLVLGYGIASIMLYCIIQAAGELGLCYAGLTGNYTRYPSILVDPSLGFAVSVVYTIQWLTVLPLQLVTAAMTVKYWTSVNADIFVAVVFVFVIIINLFGSRGYAEAEFIFNSCKILMVIGFVILAIIINCGGAGDRRYIGAEYWHNPGPFAHGFKGVCTVFCYAAFSYGGIEVLLLSAAEQENPTKSIPNACKKVVYRILLIYMLTTILVCFLVPYNSDELLGSSDSSGSHASPFVIAVASHGVKVVPHFINAVILISVISVANSSLYSGPRLLLSLAEQGVLPKCLAYVDRNGRPLLCFFVSLVFGCIGFVATSDAEEQVFTWLLAISSLSQLFIWMSMSLSHIRFRDAMAKQGRSMNEVGYKAQTGYWGSWLAVLIAIFFLVCQFWVAIAPVNEHGKLNVKVFFQNYLAMPIVLFAYFGHKIYFKSWSFWIPAEKIDLDSHRNIFVSPSLTEIDKVDDNDDLKEYENSESSENPNSSRSRKFFKRMTNFWC, encoded by the coding sequence ATGGACGATAGTGTCAGTTTCATTGCCAAAGAGGCCAGTCCAGCACAATATTCGCACAGTTTGCATGAAAGAACACACAgtgaaaaacaaaagagaGACTTTACAATAACAGAAAAACAAGATGAGGTATCTGGACAAACAGCGGAGCCTCGAAGGACGGACAGCAAATCCATATTACAGAGGAAATGCAAAGAATTCTTCGACTCTTTTAAAAGGCAGCTGCCACCAGACCGTAATTCCGAACTAGAGtcccaagaaaaaaacaacctGACAAAGTCGATCAAATCTCGTCACTTAGTCATGATCAGTCTCGGTACCGGTATAGGTACTGGTTTACTGGTCGGTAATGGTCAGGTGCTGGGAACAGCTGGTCCTGCCGGGTTAGTCCTTGGTTACGGAATAGCATCGATCATGCTTTACTGTATCATCCAAGCGGCAGGCGAGTTAGGTCTCTGTTATGCAGGACTAACCGGCAATTACACCAGATATCCTTCTATTTTAGTCGACCCTTCGTTGGGTTTTGCAGTTTCTGTGGTTTACACCATTCAATGGCTAACTGTTCTGCCCTTACAATTGGTCACTGCGGCAATGACAGTTAAGTACTGGACGAGTGTAAATGCAGACATCTTTGTTGCCGTGGTTTTCGTTTTTGTAATTATCATTAATCTATTTGGGTCCAGAGGCTATGCTGAAGCCGagttcattttcaattcctGTAAGATATTGATGGTAATCGGATTCGTCATTCTGGCGATTATCATCAATTGTGGTGGTGCAGGTGACAGAAGATACATCGGTGCTGAGTACTGGCACAATCCTGGTCCATTTGCCCACGGTTTCAAAGGTGTATGTACGGTTTTCTGTTATGCTGCATTCAGCTACGGTGGAATTGAAGTTCTACTTCTATCTGCCGCTGAGCAGGAAAACCCAACAAAATCTATTCCCAATGCCTGCAAAAAAGTGGTATACCGTATTCTGCTGATTTACATGCTCACCACCATTTTGGTTTGCTTTCTTGTTCCATACAACAGTGACGAATTATTAGGGTCTAGTGACTCCTCTGGATCCCATGCCTCCCCATTTGTCATTGCTGTTGCATCACATGGTGTCAAAGTTGTGCCTCACTTTATAAATGCTGTTATTTTGATTTCTGTCATTTCTGTTGCAAACTCTTCGTTATATTCTGGGCCAAGattgttattatcattGGCAGAACAAGGCGTCTTACCTAAATGCTTAGCATATGTTGATAGAAACGGCAGGCCTTTactttgtttttttgtttcccTTGTCTTTGGATGCATTGGGTTTGTAGCCACTAGTGACGCTGAAGAACAGGTTTTCACCTGGTTATTGGCAATTTCTAGTCTTTCGCAATTATTTATCTGGATGTCAATGTCCTTGTCACATATAAGATTTAGAGATGCCATGGCAAAGCAAGGTCGTTCGATGAACGAAGTTGGATACAAAGCACAAACTGGCTATTGGGGTTCATGGCTTGCAGTTTTAATTGCAATCTTCTTCCTTGTGTGCCAGTTCTGGGTAGCCATCGCACCTGTTAATGAACATGGAAAACTTAACGTCAAAGtgtttttccaaaattattTGGCAATGCCCATCGTTTTGTTTGCCTATTTTGGTCACAAGATATACTTCAAATCATGGAGCTTTTGGATTCCAGCcgaaaaaattgatttgGACTCACATAGAAACATATTTGTGTCTCCATCGCTTACAGAGATCGACAAAGTTGACGATAACGATGATCTTAAAGAGTATGAAAATTCAGAATCGTCGGAAAATCCAAACAGCTCGCGTTcaagaaagttttttaaGAGGATGACCAATTTCTGGTGCTAA